TTATCCATCTTGAAATTGACAAGGCAGAGATCAATAAGGTTGTTAAGGTTGATGTTCCCATTCACGGAGATGTTAAGGATACCCTGCCGGTTCTTACCAGGATGATCGAGAAAAGAACCCATGATGAGTGGCTGAATAAATTCAAGGAAATTGATAAAATAGAATATGACAAGGTAATCCGTCATGATCTTCTTCCTGAAAAGCCGGGATTGACAATGGGTGAAGTAATTCATATCATTAACCAGAAAACAAAAGGTGATGCTGTTGCTGTAACTGATGTAGGCCAGCACCAAATGATCGCATCAAGGTATTTCAATTTTAAGAACAAGAGGAGTTTTATCACATCGGGGGGGCTGGGTACAATGGGTTTCGGACTTCCGGCAGCACATGGCGCGAAGATAGGCGCACCCGACAAGCAGGTTGTTCTTTTTGTAGGTGACGGCGGACTCCAGATGACCATCCAGGAACTGGGGACCATCAACCAGACCCAGGCAGCAGTTAAAATTGTGCTGCTCAATAATAAATACCTGGGAATGGTAAGGCAGTGGCAACAGTTGTTTTTTGAGAAAAGGTACTCTGAGACCTACCTGATGAATCCTGATTTTATCAAAGTGGCTGAAGGCTTTGGTATCAAGGGCCGTAAGGTACTTGAGCGCCCTGACCTTGATCCGGCCATCCAGGAGATGCTTGATTACAACGGGCCCTATATCCTTGAAGTATCGATTGAAAAAGAAGATAACGTTTTCCCGATGGTACCTACCGGTGCATCCGTTTCTGAAGTAATTCTTGAACCACAAAAGCAATGATCATGTCAAAAATAAGCGAAAACAGCCTCAATGGAGGCAAGCAGACCTATACTATTTCCGCTTTCTCTGAAAACCATATAGGGCTTCTTAACCGCATAACAATTATCTTTACAAGGCGGCAGGTAAATATTGACAGTCTGACGGTTTCAGGTTCTGCATTACCGGGGATCCATAAATTCACCATTGTTGTGAACGATACCCGCGACAAGGTGGAAAAAGTCGTTACCCAGATTGAAAAACTTGTGGAAGTGCTGAAGGCTTTCTATCATACCGAAGACGAAGTCATCCACCAGGAAATTGCACTCTATAAAGTTCCTACACAGTCGATTGTTGAAGGAAATGTGGTAGAGGAGATTATCCGTAAGCATCATGCCCGCATTCTCGAGGTGAAGCCTGAGTATACTGTAATCGAACTTACAGGACATAAAGAGGAGACCCAGGCGCTGTTTGATGAACTCTATAATTATGGCCTGCTTCAATTCACCCGTTCAGGCCGGATCGCAATCACCCGTTCAAGCCGCGAGGTATTTTCAAATTATATGAAAGATGCAGGAACCAATTCAGTAGAATACGCAAAGAATTAATTACTAAATATTTAATACATTATGGCAAAAATTAATTTTGGAGGTGTTGTTGAAGACGTTATAACCCGTGAAGAATTTCCTCTTAAAAAAGCACAGGAAGTTCTTAAAAACGAAGTTGTTGCAGTGATCGGTTACGGTGTTCAGGGCCCGGCACAGGCTATGAACATGAAAGAAAATGGCATCAATGTCATTATCGGACAGGCACCGGAGTTTAAATCCGACTGGGACAAAGCAGTGAAAGACGGCTGGGTGCCCGGCAAGACTCTCTTTTCAATTGAAGAGGCTGCAACAAAAGGTACTATCATCCAGTATCTCGTTTCCGACGCCGCACAAAGGGCCATATGGCCAAAACTGAAACCCTGCCTGAAAGCAGGCGATGCCCTCTATTTCTCACACGGTTTTTCAATTACCTATAAAGAACAGACCGGCGTTGTTCCGCCTGCTGATGTTGATGTTATCCTTGTAGCTCCTAAAGGTTCGGGCACCAGCGTAAGGAGAAACTTCCTTGCCGGCGCCGGTATCAATTCAAGCTATGCCATATTCCAGGATTATACAGGCAAAGCAACAGAGAGAGCACTTGCGGTTGGAATCGCCATTGGTTCAGGCTACCTTTTCCCGACTACTTTCGAACAGGAAGTTTACAGCGATCTTACAGGTGAACGGGGTGTTCTGATGGGAGCACTCGCCGGCATTATGGATGCACAATACCAGGTTTTGCGCCAGAATGGTCATTCACCCAGCGAAGCATTCAACGAGACTGTTGAAGAGCTTACCCAGAGCCTTATCCGCCTGGTTGATGAAAACGGAATGGACTGGATGTATTCGAACTGCAGCGCTACAGCACAGCGTGGGGCACTCGACTGGAGACCGAAGTTTAAAGAAGCGACGCTTCCTGTTTTCAACGATTTATACAACAAGGTAAAATCGGGATCAGAAACAAAACGTGTTCTTGAATCTACCGGAATGTCGAATTATCGAGAATATCTTGAAAAAGAACTCAAGGAGCTTCGTGAATCC
Above is a genomic segment from Bacteroidales bacterium containing:
- the ilvN gene encoding acetolactate synthase small subunit, whose translation is MSKISENSLNGGKQTYTISAFSENHIGLLNRITIIFTRRQVNIDSLTVSGSALPGIHKFTIVVNDTRDKVEKVVTQIEKLVEVLKAFYHTEDEVIHQEIALYKVPTQSIVEGNVVEEIIRKHHARILEVKPEYTVIELTGHKEETQALFDELYNYGLLQFTRSGRIAITRSSREVFSNYMKDAGTNSVEYAKN
- the ilvC gene encoding ketol-acid reductoisomerase encodes the protein MAKINFGGVVEDVITREEFPLKKAQEVLKNEVVAVIGYGVQGPAQAMNMKENGINVIIGQAPEFKSDWDKAVKDGWVPGKTLFSIEEAATKGTIIQYLVSDAAQRAIWPKLKPCLKAGDALYFSHGFSITYKEQTGVVPPADVDVILVAPKGSGTSVRRNFLAGAGINSSYAIFQDYTGKATERALAVGIAIGSGYLFPTTFEQEVYSDLTGERGVLMGALAGIMDAQYQVLRQNGHSPSEAFNETVEELTQSLIRLVDENGMDWMYSNCSATAQRGALDWRPKFKEATLPVFNDLYNKVKSGSETKRVLESTGMSNYREYLEKELKELRESEMWQAGQQVRNLRPKVK
- a CDS encoding thiamine pyrophosphate-dependent enzyme; protein product: ATNLLTNECDLLIGVGMRFDDRVTGDVNRYAKQAKIIHLEIDKAEINKVVKVDVPIHGDVKDTLPVLTRMIEKRTHDEWLNKFKEIDKIEYDKVIRHDLLPEKPGLTMGEVIHIINQKTKGDAVAVTDVGQHQMIASRYFNFKNKRSFITSGGLGTMGFGLPAAHGAKIGAPDKQVVLFVGDGGLQMTIQELGTINQTQAAVKIVLLNNKYLGMVRQWQQLFFEKRYSETYLMNPDFIKVAEGFGIKGRKVLERPDLDPAIQEMLDYNGPYILEVSIEKEDNVFPMVPTGASVSEVILEPQKQ